GTACGGTCGCTACTGTCCCTAAAATATGTGAATTACGAGGTAATGGTGGTCAATGACGGTAGCAAGGACGACACTTTGGAAAAACTGATCGGTGCTTTCCACCTGGAAAAAATTGAATATACCATGGACCCCAATTGGAAATCCAAGCCCGTCCGGGGCATTTATAAGTCCAATCAAAAGAGTTTTTCCAAGCTAACGGTGATCGACAAGGAAAATGGAGGCAAATCAGACGCCTTAAATACTGGGGTCTATCTTTCTGAAAACAGGTATGTGGGTTGTATTGATGTGGATTGCCTATTGCAGCCGGATGCGCTGCTCCATGTGGTCAAGTCCTTTTCACAACGATCGCAGAAAAGGGTCATTGCTGTTGGCGGTGTTATAAGGGTAGCCAATTCCTGTACCATTTCCGGGGGCACTTTGGAAGAAATTAATTTGCCTAAAAATTGGTTGGCCAAATTTCAATTATTGGAATATACGCGTTCCTTTTTGCTAGGTAGGATGGCCTGGGGAAGGATAGACAGTTTGCTGATCATCTCCGGGGCCTTTGGCTTTTTTGACCGGGAGATTGCCCTGGCCGTTGGGGGATATGACACCAATACGGTAGGGGAGGACATGGAAATTGTTTTTAGGATGCGGAGGTATATGCATGATGAAGGTATTCCTTATACCATTGAGTATATTCCAGACCCACTTTGCTGGACGGAAGTCCCGGAAAGTTTGAAGGTTTTAGTGAAGCAAAGGGATAGGTGGTCCCGCGGTAACTTGGAAACACTTAAAAAGCACAAGGACATGTTCTTTAATCCCAAGTATGGAAGATTGGGAATGTTGAGCTATCCCTATTGGTTCTTCTATGAATGGATGTCGCCCATTTTGGAGTTCCTAGGATTCTTTTCAATCATCCTGTTTTACATTTTAGGGATTTTGAACTGGGAATTCTTTTTGGCCATCACACTGGCCATCTACACCTTTAGTGTGATGTTCTCTTTTTACGCAATCCTATGGGATGTGTATTCCTACAATCAATACAGCAGGACCAAAGACATTCTGATCTTGATGTTCTGCGCCATGGTAGAACCTTTTTTCTTTCATCCCATTGTGGTATGGTCCGCCATAAAAGGGAATTATAAAAAACTGTTCAAAATACAATCCGGTTGGGGTGCAATGACCCGAAAAGGGTTTAGTAAAGCTGCATAATGGAGATAAAGACCAACATAAAAAAAACACGGACCTTAAAGGACTTCACCAGAATCCTGATTGGTTTTGTCTTCGCACTTTTTGTGCTCTCCATGTATCAGCAATTCAGCCTTTTCCATGGAGGGGTCATTGACAGGCCTTTGAACAGGATCCTTCTTTTACTGCTGGTGAACCATTTGGGATTTGCGGCAATACTCTCATTTGTCCTTTTATTGGTGTTCCGTTTTCTGGAACACAGTAAGCCTGGTACCGGATTTAGGGGATCCTTAGTGCTTTTTTCCACTTTTTTGCTATTCGAGGTCCTTTTGATCGAAAACTTTATCCACAATTATTCAATGCTGCATATTACCGACTTTCAATCGGGGTTTTCATTGACGCTAAGTAATGCCATTATCCTAAAATTTGTACTGGTCATCCTGGGTATTGGACTACTTTATTTTTGGTTCTATAAGCTTTCTGCGTTTTTAAACCCCTTTATTGGTAAAATGTATCCTTTTACCATCATCCTTTTTTTGCTGGCATTAAGTACATCGGTTACCGAGAAAAGTCCGATCAATCAAAATAAGACCTTAAGTTTTATCTCAGAAACTGCGGACTATCTCTTGGATTTTAATACATATGAGGGTAAGGAATATCCGTTGCTCCAGGAATGGCAAAAGGATGATTTGTTTGTTGAACATTTTACCTCCAATGCCCATTCCCCAAATATTGTTATTGTGGTATGGGATGGCCTCAGGCCCGAATTTCTTGGGGAAGGTAAATTTGCGGGATTTACCCCATTTCTGGATTCCATTACCCAAAAATCCTTGTATTGGAATCGTTTTTTGGCCAATTCCACGTCAACGACCGATGCGGTCGCCAATATCCTGGGGTCCTTGCCCCAAGGCGAAAATGGGTTTATGGCCTTGGAAAACTCGGCAAATAGAAATACGCTCTTTGGTCTTTTAAAGCAGAACAACTATAACACCGGGTTCTATTTTGGGGGGAATGCCTCCTTGAACAATATGGATAGGTTTCTGAATGAAGAGCAAGTGGATGTTGTTTTGGATAAATCAAGGTTCAGCGATAGTTATATACTTCAGGAAGCGGATCGGGCAGGGGTCACTTTGGGATATCCAGATGGGGAACTGTACAAAAAATGGGGTTCGTCCTATTTTGCCTCCAATCAGCCCAAAATTGAGTTTTTTCTCAACTTAAGTACGACCAAACCTTTCTCCATTCCGAATTCCGACTACTATGAATCATGGGTTGAAAAGGCTTTTGATACCATGAAGTTCAATGGAAAACAAAAGCGGTTTGTCAAAAAGAATGTCGATTTGTTTGCGGCAATGAAATATGCCGATGATGCCCTTGGGAAACTCTTCAAGATGTACGCATTGACCAAGGATGCCGGGAATACCATTTTTGTGGTTACCGGTAGTGGAAAAAACTATTTGCCCATTGAAAATCCATTAAAGCAATATCAAGTGCCCTTAGTGATTTACAGTACACTGTTAAAGCACGGAATGGGATTAAATAATCTGGCTTCGCATCACGATATAGCCCCTAGTTTATTGAGTTTGCTGCGGCAACAGGACGGTTTTGAGCTACCACAAAAAAGCGCGTGGTTGGGAAACGGACTGTTGCGGGAGGATGGTAAAGTGGTTTTGTCAACAGCCAACAATGGAGTCAAGGCACTGGTATACGACAACCATTTTGTAAAGGGTCGAAAAGTTGCAGGAATAGGGGATACCCTGGAACTTTTAACTCCCAACGATTCGGTAAAAGGAGCGCTCAAGAATGAATTAAAGTTTTTTAAGGCCATTAATTCGTATGTGACCAGGGAGAATAAAATCCTTCCTAGGGACCTGGCGGTCTATGAGACTGGTAAAAAACAGTTCGCCAAAGAAGAAATGGTTTGGATAAGCAGTGTTTTCAATGGAAGGAATTATGACAATGCCTATAACAGCGCCAGGGAATTGGCCCATAATGGTGATTATGACAAGGCATTGCTTTTATCCGCTTACATACTGGACAATGTTCCAGGCCATATTGATGCCTTGATATTACAAGGAAGAATACACGCCTGGAAGAAGCATTACAATAAATCCATCATGCTTTTGGAAAAGGCGGTTGACCTCCATCCTTTTTATCAAGATGCCTATGGAGCATTGTTGGATGTGTATTATTGGTCGGGAAACAACTCAAGGGCGTCCAGGATATATGAACAAATGAAGGAGAACAATATTGAAACCGTTGAGCTGATCAAAAAAGTGGAACGCTGTATGAACCGAATGGGGAAAATTCAAAATGTGGAAAAAAACCAAATAACGGGTATTCAGTTTCAGGAATAATGGGTAAACGCTTTATTTATATGGTATGTATCGGGCTTGGTTGTTTTTGGGTACGGTCCCAAGGAATAACCGACCCGGATAGCTCCTTTTTAAGTGCCCGAAATATTGCTTTTGAAGGCAACCGGGCCGTTGCCAGGGATTCCCTGGAACAAATTCTGGCATCATATCCGGATTATACCGATGCGGCCATTCTTATTGCAAAGACCTACACTTGGGACAAAGACTATAATGAAGCCCGAAAGCGTTTTAATCGAATACTATCGGTAAAGCGACAAAAAAGGGATGCCTGGTTGGCGGCCATAAAGAATGAGCTGTATTCCAAAAACCTGAATATTGCCCTTGGACTTTCGAATAAGGCCCTCATATACCTTCGCGAAGATAAGGCCATTGAAGAATTGCGCAGTCAGGTTGTTTTCGAATTGAATAAAAAGCCTCCTATCCAGGAAAAGCTGAAAGAGGAAAACAAAAACCTGAAACGAAAAAACGGTATTTCCGTTTCAACGACCGTTGAAGTCTTTGATGTGGTTTTTGACCCCATGTACGAAACTTCCATAGCATACCAGGCCCAAACCAAATTTGGACAAATCCTGCCCAGGATCAATTACGCCCAAAGATTTGACCAAACCGGAACCCAGTTTGAAGTGGATATCTATCCCACCATTTCCAAAACGTTCCATGGATACGTGAATTACGGGTATTCCAACGCGGTCATATTTCCCAAACACAGGGCAGGATTGGAACTCTATGCGGAGTTGCCCAAAGCATTTGAGGTATCCCTTGGGGCCAGACATGTGCGGTTTACGGCAAATAATGCCACCATTTTTACGGGGTCCTTCGGGACGTACAGAGGGAATTATTATGTGTCGGCAAGGCCTTTTGTTTCGGTCAGGAATGATGGACAAATGGGTTGGGCAGGGAACGTTTTGGCAAGAAAATACGGAAAGGATGGCAATCATTTTTTTGGCGTTCGGGCGACCTATGGCTTCGATTCCGAGTTGAACCAGCTTATTGTGGATGGCGAATTGCTTTCCGCCACCCAATTGTTCCTGGAAACCCAAATGTTGAACTTGGAATATCAGTTTGCCGACAAAAACAATATAGGGCTGTATACTTTAAATGCAGGGGTGAGACGACAAGAACTCTTTTTTGATTCCGGCAATTTCTTTTGGGGCGTTTCCTTTGGACTTCGGTACCAATTTCGTTTTTGAACGAATTTTCCTATTTAAAAGTTCACAACAACTTTTATGTACTTCACCACAAAATATTGTCATTGCATAATGTTTGGGATATGTTAGCGTTAATCATGTAGCACCCGAATTAAAAACCTAATCTACCACTATGTTATACGATACGTACGGCGAGGAATATTTAGCATTCTTACAGGAGCTAAATGAAATTTTGAGCATGAATGAACTGGCAGAGCTGGATTATTTATAAACTGCCCTAAACCGAAAGCTATGGAGCGACAGAATCAAGAAAACAGTGCATACATTAATTTCATCAATGATTTGAATGAAATTCTAACAGACTACAACATCTCACAACTGAATTGTTCTTAAGTTTAAGTATTTATCAATAAAAAAGAGGTCGTCTAGAAAGTAATTTTTAGGCGACTTTTTTTGTTTGTCCTATTTTCTGGATTTGGGAAGTTATTTTTCCGTTTGTTTATGGTTGAAGGGTTCAAGGTTGGTTTCAAAGGGCCAGACTTAGCTTTTTGAGGTTATGTGCCATTGCAATGAGTCCAAATTCGGTCTCTACCTTTTCGATCCCCCTTAACATAAAGCGTTTGAATGCCATGTTCTGCTTTATGTTTCCAAAAATGGCCTCTATGTCCCAGCACCTTTGTTTGCGGTGGGCGATACCATCTTCGGAGAGCAGTTTTTCCCTTGCCCTTTGTTTGTGGCGTTCCAGGTTATGGTTGCGTTCCACGACCCTATTGCCTTTGGCCTTGTGGCAGAGGGGGCGGATGGGACATCCCGAACAGTTTTTGGCCTGGTATTGGTGTATGGTCTGTAGGTATCCCTTCTTAGTGGTCCGTTGAAAGCTTCCAATATGGGTCATCCCTTGACCCATAGGGCAATAATAGGTGTCGGTTTGTTCATTATAATGGAGCTTGTCCACGGTAAAGGGCTTTTTGACCTTGCCCGACTTGGCCTCCTGTTGTTCTTTGTGGAAATAATTGTACTTGACAAAGGCATCGATGCCCTGATCTTCCATCTTTTGATAGTTTTCCTCACTGCCATAGCCTGAGTCAGCGGTCACCCTTCCCGGCATTTGGCCAAAACTGCTTTGGTGTTCTTCAAGGTGGCCGGGAAGTGTTGTAGTGTCGGTAGGGCTTTGTTCCAAAGTGTAATTGACAAGGAACTGGTTGTTGGATGACCCCTGGATGTTGTAGCCCGCTTTCAACTGTCCGTTCTTCATATGGTCATCCTTCATCCGCATGAAGGTGGCATCGGGGTCGGTCTTGCTGTAACTGCCACGATTGCCAAGTATCTTATCCTGCTCATTGTACTTGGCCACTTTGTCCGGCCAGTTCTTCTTGGCATAGGTGAGCTTCTGCTTTACCTTCTTGTCCACTTCCTTATCCTTAAGGGCATCATTAATGGTATCGACGGTTTTGGTTACTTCTTCAGGGTCAATGGCCGCGAAGCTTGGCTCATTGGGCAATTGTTCCTCTTGGGCATATACCTTCTCGACATACGACCATAGTTCCCTTAACTGCTTCTCGATACGCCTGCGCGAGGTCTTGGTCCCCTTTGCCCAGACAAAGGTGTAACGGTTGGCATTGGCCTCTATCTTGGTGCCGTCCACATAAATGTCCCTCAGGCTTAGGTAGCCCTGCTCGGCCAACAGTGCCACCACTTGGTTGAATATGGCCTTGAACCTGCCCTTGAGCCTTCCTGAACGGAAGTTGTTTATCGTATTGTGGTCAGGGATGGAACAGCCCGAGAGCCACATAAAGTGTACATTCTCCGATAAGGCCCGTTCTATCTTGCGTGAGGAGTAAAGGTTACGCAAATAGGCATAGACCAATATCTTCAACAGTACCTTAGGATGGTAGCTGGATGTGCCGCCTCCCTTATAGGTGGCCTCCAAACCGCCCAGATCTATACTTTCCAAAATTGTGTTGACAACACGGACCGGGTGGTTCACCGGTACTAAATCGTCATAACTCGGCGGCAATAGGCTCAATTGGGATTGGGAATCGGTCTTCCAGACTTGTTTTCGGCTCATAACCTGAAGTTACTATCCTTTGGGTCCAAAACAAAAAAAAGAGACTGTCTTTTTAGACAGCCTCTTTTTTATTACCCTAAATACGATTTCAAGATTTTGCACTTAGAGCTATGTCTCAATTTTCGAATGGCCTTTTCCCTAATTTGTCTCACCCGTTCCCTGGTCAGATCAAAAGTACTCCCAATTTCCTCCAGGGTCATGGAAGGCTGTTCTCCAATCCCGTAATACAGACGAACAACATCGGCTTCCCTGGGAGAAAGGGTGTCCAGGGCCCGATTTATTTCCGTGTTCAGTGATTCATGCATCAATTCCTTATCGGGACGCGGGGATTCCCCCGCTTTCATAACATCGTATAGATTGGAATCCTCCCCTTCTTTTAAGGGAGCGTCCATGGATACATGACGCCCGGTATTTTTCATGCTTTGCTTTACTTCGGTGACCGTCATGTCCAATTCTTTGGCAATTTCCTCCGCCGAAGGAGGTCTTTCATGGGCCTGTTCCAAATAGGAAAACGTTTTTTTGATCTTATTGATGGAACCGATTTTGTTCAATGGCAAGCGTACAACCCTGGATTGTTCCGCCAATGCCTGTAATATGGACTGACGGATCCACCATACCGCATATGAAATGAACTTAAAACCACGTGTTTCATCAAAACGTTTGGCAGCCTTGACCAGACCTACATTTCCTTCATTGATCAAATCAGGTAAGGTCAACCCCTGATTCTGATATTGCTTGGCAACGGAAACAACAAATCGAAGGTTGGCATTGGTCAGCTTTTCCAGGGCAGCTTGGTCCCCTCTTTTAATTTTTTGGGCGAGTTCCACCTCTTCATCGGCTGTTATCAATTCTATTTTGCTTATGTCTTGTAGGTATTTGTCTAGGGATTTGGATTCACGGTTGGTTACTTGTTTAATGATTTTAAGTTGCCTCATTCGTGTTCTGGGTTTAGTGTGTATATAAGCTCTCATTATACATTTTTAACGTGGCAATTCCAAACGGAATCTTGTAATCTTTTCAAAAAATTATCAGTAGTATTTTACGGTACTTGAATTCGGCTATTGTTAATAGTATTTTGATATTAAAGGACAGGTAGTTTTTCGTGCCAATTTAAAAATCGCCTAATTTTGTAAGGTTTTTTATTAATCTGCCTAAACCCACGATATCGACTTGGAGCTACAAAAAGAAGTTGCCGGAAAAAAACTTTATGACTACCAAAAAGAGGATTTGGAAAAAATCTTCGCGGAATTGGCCAAGTTGCCCGAGGGTAGCAATATTTTATATCAGCTTCCCACTGGAGGGGGCAAGACCGTTGTTTTTTCGGAGATAACACGCAGGTACATTGAGACTACCAAAAAGAAGGTGGTCGTACTTACCCATAGGATTGAATTGAGTTTCCAAACATCCCGAATGCTTCACGGTTTTGGTGTCACCAACAAAATCATCAATAGTGATGTAAAGGAGCTCAATGACCAGGACGAATATATGTGCTTTGTGGCCATGGTGGAGACCTTGAACAACAGGCTTCAGGAAGAAAAGGTGAAAATCAACAACATTGGGTTGGTCATCATCGATGAAGCGCATTACAACTCCTTCCGAAAACTGTTCAAGTACTTTGAACACGCAACAATTCTGGGGGTTACGGCTACCCCGTTGAGTTCCAACATTAAATTGCCCATGAAGGACCACTATAAAAAGTTAATCGTGGGCAAATCCATTAAATCCTTAATAGCGAACGGATATTTGGCCAAAGCCGATCTGTATAACTATGATGTTAGCCTTAAAAGTTTAAAACTGGGGATCCACGGTGATTATACGGTAAAATCCTCAGATGAGTTTTATGGCAACCACAATATGCTGGGCAAGTTGGTAACTGCATATGAGGAAGTGGCCAAAGGCACTAAGACGCTTATTTTTAACAATGGTATCAATACGTCATTTTACGTGTACGAGACCTTTAAAAAGGCGGGTTATGATATCCGACATTTGGACAACAGAAATACGGCGTCCGAACGTAGGGAGATATTGGATTGGTTTGCCCAAACCCCCAATGCCATCTTAACTTCGGTAAGTATCCTGACAACAGGTTTTGACGAGCCAACAGTGGAATCCATCATCCTAAATAGGGCTACCCGTTCATTGACCCTATATTTTCAGATGATTGGACGTGGCTCCAGGATACTTCCCAATAAGAGCGGGTTCA
The sequence above is a segment of the Muricauda sp. SCSIO 64092 genome. Coding sequences within it:
- a CDS encoding glycosyltransferase family 2 protein, with translation MNSGVFDIFVEYMNIIFLVFSTVLFSMFSIMGYLSARNSIHYRNKNSFGDLSKVMASPLAPSITIIAPAFNEGMTIVENVRSLLSLKYVNYEVMVVNDGSKDDTLEKLIGAFHLEKIEYTMDPNWKSKPVRGIYKSNQKSFSKLTVIDKENGGKSDALNTGVYLSENRYVGCIDVDCLLQPDALLHVVKSFSQRSQKRVIAVGGVIRVANSCTISGGTLEEINLPKNWLAKFQLLEYTRSFLLGRMAWGRIDSLLIISGAFGFFDREIALAVGGYDTNTVGEDMEIVFRMRRYMHDEGIPYTIEYIPDPLCWTEVPESLKVLVKQRDRWSRGNLETLKKHKDMFFNPKYGRLGMLSYPYWFFYEWMSPILEFLGFFSIILFYILGILNWEFFLAITLAIYTFSVMFSFYAILWDVYSYNQYSRTKDILILMFCAMVEPFFFHPIVVWSAIKGNYKKLFKIQSGWGAMTRKGFSKAA
- a CDS encoding sulfatase-like hydrolase/transferase — translated: MEIKTNIKKTRTLKDFTRILIGFVFALFVLSMYQQFSLFHGGVIDRPLNRILLLLLVNHLGFAAILSFVLLLVFRFLEHSKPGTGFRGSLVLFSTFLLFEVLLIENFIHNYSMLHITDFQSGFSLTLSNAIILKFVLVILGIGLLYFWFYKLSAFLNPFIGKMYPFTIILFLLALSTSVTEKSPINQNKTLSFISETADYLLDFNTYEGKEYPLLQEWQKDDLFVEHFTSNAHSPNIVIVVWDGLRPEFLGEGKFAGFTPFLDSITQKSLYWNRFLANSTSTTDAVANILGSLPQGENGFMALENSANRNTLFGLLKQNNYNTGFYFGGNASLNNMDRFLNEEQVDVVLDKSRFSDSYILQEADRAGVTLGYPDGELYKKWGSSYFASNQPKIEFFLNLSTTKPFSIPNSDYYESWVEKAFDTMKFNGKQKRFVKKNVDLFAAMKYADDALGKLFKMYALTKDAGNTIFVVTGSGKNYLPIENPLKQYQVPLVIYSTLLKHGMGLNNLASHHDIAPSLLSLLRQQDGFELPQKSAWLGNGLLREDGKVVLSTANNGVKALVYDNHFVKGRKVAGIGDTLELLTPNDSVKGALKNELKFFKAINSYVTRENKILPRDLAVYETGKKQFAKEEMVWISSVFNGRNYDNAYNSARELAHNGDYDKALLLSAYILDNVPGHIDALILQGRIHAWKKHYNKSIMLLEKAVDLHPFYQDAYGALLDVYYWSGNNSRASRIYEQMKENNIETVELIKKVERCMNRMGKIQNVEKNQITGIQFQE
- a CDS encoding YaiO family outer membrane beta-barrel protein, which encodes MGKRFIYMVCIGLGCFWVRSQGITDPDSSFLSARNIAFEGNRAVARDSLEQILASYPDYTDAAILIAKTYTWDKDYNEARKRFNRILSVKRQKRDAWLAAIKNELYSKNLNIALGLSNKALIYLREDKAIEELRSQVVFELNKKPPIQEKLKEENKNLKRKNGISVSTTVEVFDVVFDPMYETSIAYQAQTKFGQILPRINYAQRFDQTGTQFEVDIYPTISKTFHGYVNYGYSNAVIFPKHRAGLELYAELPKAFEVSLGARHVRFTANNATIFTGSFGTYRGNYYVSARPFVSVRNDGQMGWAGNVLARKYGKDGNHFFGVRATYGFDSELNQLIVDGELLSATQLFLETQMLNLEYQFADKNNIGLYTLNAGVRRQELFFDSGNFFWGVSFGLRYQFRF
- a CDS encoding IS1182 family transposase — encoded protein: MSRKQVWKTDSQSQLSLLPPSYDDLVPVNHPVRVVNTILESIDLGGLEATYKGGGTSSYHPKVLLKILVYAYLRNLYSSRKIERALSENVHFMWLSGCSIPDHNTINNFRSGRLKGRFKAIFNQVVALLAEQGYLSLRDIYVDGTKIEANANRYTFVWAKGTKTSRRRIEKQLRELWSYVEKVYAQEEQLPNEPSFAAIDPEEVTKTVDTINDALKDKEVDKKVKQKLTYAKKNWPDKVAKYNEQDKILGNRGSYSKTDPDATFMRMKDDHMKNGQLKAGYNIQGSSNNQFLVNYTLEQSPTDTTTLPGHLEEHQSSFGQMPGRVTADSGYGSEENYQKMEDQGIDAFVKYNYFHKEQQEAKSGKVKKPFTVDKLHYNEQTDTYYCPMGQGMTHIGSFQRTTKKGYLQTIHQYQAKNCSGCPIRPLCHKAKGNRVVERNHNLERHKQRAREKLLSEDGIAHRKQRCWDIEAIFGNIKQNMAFKRFMLRGIEKVETEFGLIAMAHNLKKLSLAL
- a CDS encoding RNA polymerase sigma factor RpoD/SigA; protein product: MRQLKIIKQVTNRESKSLDKYLQDISKIELITADEEVELAQKIKRGDQAALEKLTNANLRFVVSVAKQYQNQGLTLPDLINEGNVGLVKAAKRFDETRGFKFISYAVWWIRQSILQALAEQSRVVRLPLNKIGSINKIKKTFSYLEQAHERPPSAEEIAKELDMTVTEVKQSMKNTGRHVSMDAPLKEGEDSNLYDVMKAGESPRPDKELMHESLNTEINRALDTLSPREADVVRLYYGIGEQPSMTLEEIGSTFDLTRERVRQIREKAIRKLRHSSKCKILKSYLG
- a CDS encoding DEAD/DEAH box helicase; the encoded protein is MELQKEVAGKKLYDYQKEDLEKIFAELAKLPEGSNILYQLPTGGGKTVVFSEITRRYIETTKKKVVVLTHRIELSFQTSRMLHGFGVTNKIINSDVKELNDQDEYMCFVAMVETLNNRLQEEKVKINNIGLVIIDEAHYNSFRKLFKYFEHATILGVTATPLSSNIKLPMKDHYKKLIVGKSIKSLIANGYLAKADLYNYDVSLKSLKLGIHGDYTVKSSDEFYGNHNMLGKLVTAYEEVAKGTKTLIFNNGINTSFYVYETFKKAGYDIRHLDNRNTASERREILDWFAQTPNAILTSVSILTTGFDEPTVESIILNRATRSLTLYFQMIGRGSRILPNKSGFKVIDLGNNIARFGPWDEPLDWQEIFHFPDFYLENIKNDEEIEKEFIYEMPDELKAKFAKSENINFDVKEEYKKVFEEGKKSKLVLERSIEQHAQICVENSEDIFDARILAKALKEEIAFRVKQYSYCIMNNTKNYKEWLEEDYERKLRSRISKKFAQQM